The sequence below is a genomic window from Acidobacteriota bacterium.
AGTGCGCGCACCAGACCAGCCGGGACAGAACGGTCCGTGAAATGGCGGCACGAGCCGCGTCCGGCGACCGCCTCGAGCTCTGCGATCTCGTCAACAGTGCCGGGATCGCCAAAACGGCTTTCGAACACCTCTCTCAGCGACATGCGCATTCCTCCTCTTGACCGGGGCTTCACCATTCCACAGATTCGCCCCGACACAAGGACGAGGCGCACCATGGCAGAGATGACAATCGGAATTCTGGAAACGGGCCCGGTGATGGAGCCGCTGCTCTCGCGCCACGGCTCCTATCCGCAGATGATGGAGCGGCTTCTGTCCGGCCATGGCTTTCGGTTCCGGAACTGGCGGGTGCTGGATGGCGAATTTCCCGATGCGGTGGATGACGCTGACGGGTGGCTGATCACCGGATCGCGCCACGGCGCCTATGACAGCCTGCCCTGGATCGCGACCCTCGAGACGTTCCTTCGCGAGGCCTTCGCGGCACATGTGCCGATCGTCGGGATCTGTTTTGGCCACCAGATCCTCGCCCAGGCGCTGGGTGGCACGGTGGTGAAGTTCGATGGCGGCTGGTCGCTTGGCCGGCAGGAGTACCACATCAAGGGCTTCGACCGACCGCTGGAGGTGATCGGCTTTCATCAGGATCAGGTCATCGAAGCGCCCGAGG
It includes:
- a CDS encoding type 1 glutamine amidotransferase, with the translated sequence MAEMTIGILETGPVMEPLLSRHGSYPQMMERLLSGHGFRFRNWRVLDGEFPDAVDDADGWLITGSRHGAYDSLPWIATLETFLREAFAAHVPIVGICFGHQILAQALGGTVVKFDGGWSLGRQEYHIKGFDRPLEVIGFHQDQVIEAPEGAEIVGSSEFCRIAALAYGDRAWTLQPHPEFGSDFVADLFEQRRELLPRDLVEEALKTLDGAYDDQTVAEKMAAVFRTGLRAAPAGVATA